CTCTGAGATGTTGAACACTGGACGTTGTATCAGTAAGAATTTGTTGTTTCCAATATCGAGTTTCTTCTGGGTGAAAGTAAAAGTTCCCAGGGACTGAATTTGGACACcctgtaaataaataaacacatgtttaatGGAACCATGTAATCtacttaaaaatacaaatttatacaCAATTCAGTTACATAAGAGAATAAGAATGTGAGGAAGAAAATTGCAGGTTTCACTGGAATTATATTGTAAACCATTGCAATAGCACCATTTagaatatttaagaaaacagttTACAACactcaatgtttattttttcatgagACGTTTATGATGTGACACTGCAGAGTGGCCATATTGCATTTGAGTGGAAAACGGACTTctgtattttgtgatatgtataaCAGTATTGCATGTGAATTTATGATgggaatataataaatacatacatgtttgcAAACATTATGTCacagttaaaaaagaaaaaagaggTTTAAGATGCAATACCTTTTGCTGGCCCATCTGTTTCTCAACAAAGCTGGAGACACTTTCCCAAACAGCAGCAACATCTGGAAAGTATAAATGAAAAACTTATAATCGGTAACctttatgtgttttattcacaatttgGAAAGAGGTCAGGGACTTTGAGATAGGGGAAACATGCATtgctttgattaaatttatCCCAGACTTTATCAAGAATAAACTTTAAGAAATATTGTAAACAGGGaaagataaattttattattgggtttatttcttcaagaaaacatccattttttaacacaaaaactTTTGCCAAGGACTTTCGATGCCATAATTCGTGCAAAGTTTTACtcatattatcttttttaaaagaatttcttattttttagaAATGGCATTGGGTATGGGCCAAATTTCATCCCGAAATGGTTCAGAAAATAAACAATCTTACGTTAACCTAAAGATTGTGgccaaaaaatatgaaataatttctaCATATGGTATAGCTTGGCATCTTCTTCACTGATCAAAACTTCTGAATAaactttttctgtttttgtcGAAGCCACGACTGTGTCCATTCATTGCTGAATTAGCACATCATATCAGCTGTCAAAACTAGCACTGTAAGCCTTGCAATGGTTAAATGCTTATAAGGCTTGCTCAATGCCTCATGAGAActgcccggttagctcagtcagtagagcgttggactgttaatcggacaacccgggtttgattcccgggcCGACCAGATTACTTGTGTTGTGATTGGtaatgaaatcctttctacgaccattcgcactgtaccactgtcccttgcatgtacagaagttgtcagttccttgcagaagtgaaggcacctagtactggttcacctaccaggataggtgtgcgatggttgaactgtcactctcggacccttcaatgtgctcacgccgggacccagagtataaactactaacaccacctcATGAGAACCAATATGCCCTTGCATTTTTGCTAGTTCAATAAACTAAATCAGAAATAGCCTGTGAtaagatttttatattgttcaaaGTTAACTATATGATACTATTTTGCATATATTCGaccaagaaaaataaatttaggaGGAAAATGTGCCAAGTGTTGGATTCTCACCAATAACTTTTTAGCCATTTTTCTGCCTTTTTCTCACGACACTAAACAAGAAAGAATGAGAGAAAAAGTGTGCCCTGTGTAGGTTCAATATCTCAACCACCAGAACACCACAACTGGGCCATCTTAGCTGAAGAGGCAGCTACATGTAGTTCTCAACAATGCACATTAATTGCACATGGTGATTTTTGGCAGTATATATTGGAATTTATCCTTCATGTATATTATCACTGGAGTACTTAATCGGTGTTAGGAAAAAATGGAACAGGAATAAATGGAATGAGGGAATGAAATGCCTAAATGCAAAAACTTTTGTAAGAATCTGAAGAGGGCACAAACAAGATGCCGCGCTGCATTGTCAGGTTTCTAAACTTTCAGTGGTAATGAGTGTGTCTGTGCTCATACTTTCCAAGCTTATGCAAATACCTGTCAACGTCTTTGCATTAGGTACCTCAGATTCAGTTGAGCTTATGTTACATTTCTAATTTGATCTGTAGGTCACTTACCATCTTCTGACAAATTATCACGTATTGtcgaatatttgtttttcttggcTTCCGCCAATATGCCTTGCATAACGTCAGTCATCCTGACAAACGAACAGATTGTTTAAAAACActagaattatttattttgccttgaaatATGATCCCATCATGTCAAGAAAAACTAGCTTCTTAGAGAGAAAACAACGTTGCCAAGGGACGCGCTATTTCATTGGTTAATAGCATTTAAAGAGCTAGCCTTTATAACATTTGCAAGCCTttcgaataaaaaaataatgcctGAGACATATGTTCGAATTCTGTGTTTTAGTTATTGTGtgatacaaataataaaaaaatcatcccTGTTTAACagataaaagtgaaaattaatactttttaaataatttggaacattataaaactaatttatgtgtttgtgttttgtggTTACATTATACTATTTTCAAGGATTACTCATTTAGTCATAACGTACAAGTTAATAAGATATAACTCTATCGCtaatttcttcttcttcttccatATACTTAGCTGGGCTCTTCAGCGTAAGGAGCTCAACGGGACTAGGCGTGGTTAAAATTCGCATAGTGACGtaaatgttaagatttttaaaactatatacagTGTCATGTCTGGTGAAGAAGTGCCAGGTTACTCCGCTAAGAGCAACCTGAATGCATCTATGATGGGCGCAGATACCGTGCTAGCAGGTAAGAGGTTCCATTCACGCACTGTCCGTGGGAAGAAGGAGTTGCCAGTACCTGGTCTGTTATTCGCTCCTGGAATAGCCGGTGTTGGCCCCTGGTTCGGGCATCGCCACTTTGGAGGTTCCTGTCTGCGTTGATGTCTGCACGGTTGTTGCGGATCTTGTACATCATGGACAACCGGCTGTGTTTTCGATGCTGTTCGAGTGACTCCCAGTTAAGGTCATTTATCATGTTGGAGACGCATCCTGGGGTCTTGGTAGAATAGTCGTTGAAGCGGTCTGCTTTACGCTGGACCAGCTCAATGGCTTTGATGTGGTTTTGCTGGTGTGGGTCCCAGACGGTTGCTGCATTTTGAAGTGAGGGGCGGACCATGGCCTTTTATGAAGCTTCCTTGACAGGTGGCGTGCATTCCCTCAGGTTTCTGCGAAGGAATCCCAGTGTCCGGTTGGCTTTGCTTGTGATGTTGTGCTTCTCCCAGGTGAGGCTTTCAGTGATGGTGACTCCAAGGTATTTGCTGGCGTCAACTACTTCGAGTGTGTGTCTATGATTTTTCGACAACGAGGGGCGATTCTGTTGACAGTACACTTAGTGGGGTTGAAGCTCAGTTGCCACTTTTCTTCCCACTTTTCTAGTGCCGCGAGGTCTTCCTGGAGGAGTTTTTGCATCATGGTCGTTCTCGATCACCTTGAAGACTGCACTGTTGTCAGCAAATAACTTAGATGGTGATGATTTAATCACGTCTGGGAGGTCATTGGTGAAGGCTTAAAACAACAGAGGACCAAGGACTGTCCCTTGTGGAACGCCGGATAGTACATCTGCTGTTCCTGACTTTGCACCATCAAGAACGACTTGTTGTTTTCGGTTTCTTAGGAATGACTGTACCCATCATTTGACGTTTCCCCTAACACCGTAGTGGTCCAACTTGTACAGTTGGCGGGCATGGGGGACTTTGTCAAAGGCTTTGGCAAAGTCCAATAGAATGACATCTACTTGCTTCCCTTTGGCAGTGTTTGAGGCGATTTCTTGGATTGTGGTAAGGAGCTGTGTCTCACAGGAGCGTCGCTTACAAAACCGTGCTGGTTGTCGCTCAAAATGTTGTGCTCGTCGAAGTGCTGCATGACATTGCTGTGCACTATGTGCTCCAAGAGTTTGCACGTTATGGACGTCAAGAACACTGGTATATAGTTAGATGCTTGGTGTCGGTCGCCCTTCTTGAAAAGAGGGACTACCGAGGCATCCCGCCAGTCTTGAGGTACTTCACCTAGGTTGAGCGAAAGCTGGAACAGCTTTGCTAGGGCAGGGGCTAATTCTGTAGCAGCTGCTTTCAGGATGATGGCTGGAAGCTCATCAGGACCAGTGGCTTTCTTAGTCTTGAGGTTCATCAGCAGCTTGTGTACACCCTTCCAGTCAACTAAAATGTTCGGCATAGATGGTATGCCGCTTTGTCCCATGTATGGAATGTTGGTGGTATTTTCGCGGGTGAATGCAGAGACAAACTGATCGTTAAGAATGTTAGCTCTGGCTGCATTGCCGCTCTGGAGGAAACCATCCTTGTTCTTCAAAGGTGCAACACCAGTACTTTCCTGTCCCTTGCTTTTGACGAAGGCCCAAAACTTCTTGGAGTTGTCCTTGAAGTCGTTACTGACTGTGTCCATAAGAAATTTCTTGTTGGCCTTGCGTATCTGGTATTGCACTTCTTTCTGCAATCTCTTGTACCTGTCTAAGTCCCGTTTCTGGTTTGATATTCTcgcttttttttatatactctctgggtttttttttctaattgttcttttaatttcGGTGTTCATCCATGGGTTGGTGTGTCGTGATGTTGTAAATcctttagcactcaccaataatttaatatttttgcgttttcagttattaaatacactgttacaatcagCAATTAATATTTCCCcatatacattatttagtaagtagttatggggtttatcatgttgttttttttgtaaatttgtatgtattgattttgaataagagtgtcactttaatatgtTGCTGTATACATATGCTTGTAGAATGTTTTCGTTAAGAAAAAGGGTGATTTAATCTGTCTGTCCTTGTGACGTTCTTTTTTTGACTTGCGTgccattaaacatttttttcaatatgctAATCGTTGAATTATTgccattttttattgatatttataaaatgaattacGATCTTATACTGAAAGAAACAAGTATCATCTAGAGTTTACAAACAGCAAGAATTTTTCACATGTGTATTCCTGAAGTTTGAAGAATATATGACATGTTTGCACGTCTAGATAAAATTATTACTAAACTGTACTGTAACGCTGTATAGAGAGACAAGACAATCCTTCAgttcataaataaatcattattttaatgtcagtttattaaatgcattctttATGTAACAACGAAACTTAAATACACATAGAACAAATATCAGGTCAACACTTCACTGCAGCCTATTACAATTGTCTCTGATATTGAGTCTGATGAGATTGCCTCTGATGActatactgatgatgatgactgtGATGATGACTCTGCTGATGACTGTGATGATGACTCTTCTAATGACTGTGATGATGACTCTGCTGATGACTTTGATGGTGATTTTGATGATAATGGCTCTGATGGCtctaatgatgatgatgatgatgatgatgatgatgatgctttatcacaataaaaaaaaacatgtgtatcactatacaacaacaaaatcattttgtattaaagataattggTATCTGTCCAAAATGCAAGAACGATATTGCAACATCGTGTTGATTGAATATGTACTCTAATCAGGCTGATTAGAGGTGGATGCTCCGTCATCACAGCTAGTTCCCGCTTTGTTTCTAAATCTTTGGACGTCCTCCTCACTGTCGGCGGGACAAACAACAGGACCAAAGTCTACAAGCTCCATTGGCATACCAACGTATTCCGGCAACCTCCGAGGTCTACGGCAACACACGTCTGCAGTCAGTATGACTACCACAACAATGCATAAAGTAAGTGCTAACGCTGcaacaaaaatagaatgtaattattaacatgtatatattgataattgttATAAGCATgttaatataaagtatataagACCGGATATCCAATTTTCTCATGTTTCTTAAACCCgatttaaggattaaaaaggtgtgttcattgttttatcacCGTTATAGCTATTGTCGATTTAAACGAGATTTGATAAGGAACAGTTATGCGACTTACCAAATATGTCTAAAAACGTTTTGCTTTGGTTTTTGGCTTTTAATAATTAGATATAGATtttacttgatatatatatatcaccaaaacaaaacaaaatttcaatCCAATTAAAGCTACATGTATATCCGAAATATACACTCCGTATTTGTACCCGGTGTCATATCTAATTTCATTATTATCCTTATTCTTTGACACGCCTCAGTGATTCATTTATTCCATTGTCTAGTTAATTTTGCAGTCCAATGAAAACACTTGGATTCTTATTCCCTGATGCCACACATAGGAGGTCATCTACTGGCGACCTTTCCCCCAGCCAATCAGTGGCTTCCTTACGCTATGCTGTAATCGCGTAAGCAAGTAAAATCAAGCTCTTTAACTAGATTGACAAACTATCTACCGTTTAGCAAAGCCACCATAGGTACTTCTGTTTTAAAGGCACAGGTGATGTTGCTCCTGTCTGCTTGTGAATGTCCCTGACATTGCATTTCTATGTTGGATCCCAGCTGTAGAAGCCATCGGAGCAGAAGCATGTGGCATGTCGTTATACCAACGAGGGTTAACACTGCAAACAGAAAGGACATCAATGCTGAATTTCTGCgaataatatttgattttttttgttatttagtCACTAACAGGACTtagtaaatacattttacatacatacatgttttgaGCAGttgctaaaaatattttttctgagaTAGAACCAGACTATGCAATCATAGGCATGTTTCTTCTGTATCCtggtttttctttttctttggccaatatgatataatatcacgcctccaacataaatgacgtaacgccattggtccaggactggtctcGTGGTGatcccatatttttccatattgggtcaccaaatttatatcgtaccaaaatggcgtctattttccgattccgatgaataaatgaaacatttaaacacagTGGCtcgatgacaaaggctcattaatataattttggctagttgaatttttttattgtgactttaatgagcctttgtcatcaagccactgtgcaTTTAAACGGAAGAAACCATATTCTGGTTCGAGCTTCGCTACTCTCatccgatatggtttcctttgctcatatatcccatattgggtcacctactaaccccgtgaCTTATAAAGTCTGAAACAATACTTGTTTCATGATTGATAAAGATATTGTATAGCTTTAATGTCTGCTCTCATGCCTCCAACAATGGGATCACTAATACTAAGTTCACGAAAGGCATTTCGCGCTCAACACTAAGTaaatcagtaattaattttGTCTTCTCAACAATTTAGCCCAGCGCCGACCTACCAACCTAGCTGTGTAGAGgactagtctaaaatattagacgtgttatacgggattcttccaatccctaacgtctaaacgggaatgtgcaaaaaacgggggtgttttaaaaatattggaattgttttaagtgaagtattttatggttgaaattgatcataaagagttattttcatattttaccatgtaagtgaaatgctattttgcactaaacaagcatttaatgcattaaaacaagttgtttacctttccaataaaccgaaagttgactgacacagaaaacaattatgcgaaggggaacaactccatacaatcgtaataactcggcctcctccgacaaagcttcgagatatacctcgttatacaatcgtaacaactcggccatggacgaaatgttccgagcgatttaaaacggtgccctgaagccttgcaggtgcccttcatgtatatatcgttatgttttgacagaatgaaatgaagaaaagccgtcaaactcataattataagttggatatttattttttgtgtacggaactaatataaaataacattatttggtaatatttctttgtttttatgatattttatagacgctatatgctttaacccggaatcctgatcggaacaactacccacttttgatactaaacaatttgtacgtgaaggatttgccatatcaaaaatctaaaaaaaatctgtcaacgttcAAATATTTGGACTATGTAGAGGACCAAATATAAACACTGACTTTAACACAGTAGATATACATTAAACCGACCAATCGACAAAAAAATACAGTATACCTGTGAAAACTCCCCACATTCCAGCGAAAATGCCCTTTATCTTTTTGAAACGGACATCAGATGCATAGTAAAAGCCAAGAGCAACCAAACAGAGGAACGAAAAGCATGCCCCTGCTACGACAATAAAACGAATGTTTAACAGGTAGTTGGGTACAGTCTGTGCGAGAAGTGTTCCTGAAAATAGAAAGAATGCTAGcaattgtttatgtatttggttcaaaaatgaaatttgcaatttgttaacatttgtatgCTTTATTAATAATCTCTTACAGTACATTCtattcatgtattgtttaatttgttgtaaaTCGCAATTTACATTTCGTTTTCCATCTTTCTTGGATAGGCATTGTCTGTATCTGGCTAGCAAATTTCGACATGTTCCAAACCGCTTTCCGTGATTAGTTGGAGCTAACATTGACAAGCTCATCTTCAGTTTCGTAATCAAATTCTAGGTTGATCGTATCGCGGTTTGAACTTAAGCAATAGACACATTCCGATTTGCAATATATGAAGACAATTTCGAAACAAACGACGACATTTCAGTGATACGttgacatttacatgtttagtttCGTAATCGAAATCGAGTTAAGCGTATTGCGGTTTGGCATTAGGCGTTAGACACATAGCGGTTTGGAACATGTTGAAATTTGCTAACCAGATACAGACAATGCCTATTCAAGAAAGATGGAAAACGAAATGTAAATTCCGATTTAACACTTTATTACAAcgaattaaacaatacatgaataaaATGTACTGTAATAGATTATTAATAAAGCATACAAATGTTGGCAATttgcaaatttcatttttgaaccgAATACCGCTCCATAATTGTTAACATGCAGATTTTGAACCGAATATCGCGCCATAATTGTTAACATGCTGATTTTGAACCGAATACCGCGCCATAATTGTTAACATGCAGATTTTGAACCGAATACCGCTCCATTATTGTTAACATGCAGATTTTGAACCGAATACCGCTCCATTATTGTTAACATGCAGATTAAGTACTTCAAAATTTATACGACATCAAACGTAGTAAAACGGTGCGTCCAATACTTTTACCAGTATAATTTTTGCTccagaattattttttctttgaaaatattgttttatcaacacattctattaaaaagtatatttttaaaagcatgCACGAGTTTGAATCGtactatgcttttatgtggtaaaatgagttgagtctGAGATTGAAATTCGACCAAAGCATTTTtatgatattggggccagacgtttgttaaaatgaacaacgttgttaacagcATCGCTGTTAACTTAAAGTTCTTTTTCTGCTCTGGATGTTTTAtcgatacacttgtgatctaaAAGTATtaacaagatatgagacaactgtttcagctcgctttatattatttgaatactTATGCACATTACCCAATACTCCATGTAACGTTTAAAAGATAAGAACGACatgtcgttaatcacgttgtaAACTTacagctgcactcccacagattgaaagttttgacaacgtttttattttttgtcttgaaacgagcctatttttgcgaaaatccatggaaaccagttaaagtgacactcttattcaaaatcaatacatgcacatgtattgcaaacataaattttgactgataaacctttgactacttactaaataatgcaattatggaaaatatatattaatgataacaagattgtaaccatccatttaatagcagaaagcgcaaaaatattaaatgattggtgaatgctaaaaggtttactgtgatcttctatagttttataaggtaaaaataccttgttttatgctcatttctttcaaattaaactcggtatcctttacaagaaccattgttttcgacatttattcatcctttttggaatgttaaaacaatattattaattgtggtaaatctaagTTGGGAGttaaagagtgcatctttaaataagaatgctgacaaaaaaagagatcacagatttttatatttaagttcaaaaattgatgttttatgcatttttcttaaaccgttagtaacggtttaagccataaaacattaattttcgaacggaaaaatgaaaatctgcgatctgatcttttgtcagcaatcttttatcattggtttgcagatattaacgcaaaaatttgctctttctaagacaaaaaaaaagttgtaaaaatggtatatctgtgagagtgcagctttaacttaaCACATATCTAACCATTGACTGTTTAGAttatgttttctgttgttgttttttcagataTTGTAAAGAAACTTTGATGTGAAAGATTAACCTTCAGTTGTTTGATAGGACACTCCCAACCAGCGAACCACACTACTGAACTTATTTGTGCTGGCCGTAATGCAGGATGTGACGTCAACTGGGTCGGATAAGTTGCCATGGAAACCATCAGGGGAAACCGGAGCCGACCGACTGGTGGTGTGGTTGCAGCTGTACATTTGCCAAAGTCCGACTTCTACATAATTATGACTAACAGCTTCAACCCGAACTGaaagaaatggtaaaaaatggaTGTAAGGACATAATTATATGGAATCTGATGTTTAATGACGTGCCCCTTACCCGGATCTTCATTCAAGTTTTGGCTAAATTTATGTGCTTGCACCTGTAGTTCCCACTTATTACTAAAGCATTtcagtttattatttatttttgttatttgcaccagacaattgtaaccacgccccccgggggaatagcggggactttgacctTCGGTCCAGACAAGCCCGGGGACGAATTGCTCGcgaaacccccgccaaatgcccccgcacccaagagGCGCTAGGTAAAGCCCatttccccgctatatttggctgGAAGACAAAACTatcgcattcacccggcactgcggggccaactggaaggtaaaaacacggtccgtttctccggctatccccggtatacccccggaccttgggtgccgtggttacaattgactcgTGCATAACTAGAACAAATTatgtggtggtgttagtagtttatactccgggtcccggcgtgagcacattgaagggtcccagagtgtcagttcaaccaccgcaaacctatcctgggcggtgaaccagtactaggtgacTTCACTTCTgaaaggaactgacaacttctgtacatgccaggggggcagtggtacagtgcgaatggtcgtagaaaggatttcataaccaatcacaacagaagtgacctggtccgcccgggaatcgaactcgggttgtccgattaacagtccaacgctctaccgactgagctaaccgggcggacaaATTATTTTCTGAGTCTCTCTATTTATGCATTTACCACGATGACGTATTCATGAGTTATTTTTAGATTAACGTTTCTTCAAACACCTTCAAGTCCTTCCAGTGGATAAGTAAAACACAGTACACGATATAAAAAGCAATcttaacaactcggccatcgaGATGTTTGATACTGGCCGATGTGTTCCGATCGCTATAAAAGGTAGCCTACGAGTTCAGGGTAGTTATTTAATAAGTTAATACCCATTAAATATGTCCAAAGATGTGTAATAACGGTATCAGACATACGTTGTTTTGTATcttaattgatgttttttttccttaatCAGTTTAAACAACTGTTTGTTCATAGCGGTTGAactgttttcaaacattttaaaatttattttacaataataatgctggctggtccattttgattATGTATCATGTGACCCACAATGATACACATTTGAAACGTATTCGATACTGCGTTTTCACGCTGCGCCAATAATGCACTATTAAATTTAGATAGAACAAAACAGCAACAGCGATAACAACAGTAATAACACGTCTACGGACGAAAGTacacattaaaaacattgtacCAGTATTTTTAGAAAGTAATACATAAATCATGGGCACTGAAACTGATAAATAACGgaaaatacaatttacaatgaaaatagaTATGACAAGAAACTATGCTTACAATAGTATAAATTTACAGAATTGAGAAGCAAACAAATCgagtgtatttttttcattttcatttaatcgACTTAGGTGCGACTGAAGCTGTTGACAGACAtagttgttttttaagttaaacTTCTGTCTATAGTTGTCAAATCCCTAATTAGTTTCTTACAAGTACGTAACAACAATATACAGACGCCCGAACGACCATATTATatgtaatattgtatatttcCATGACATATGAAAAAGATATACACAATAACCATATCAACTTTTATAGTTACATAATTAATTTTCAGGATGCCGCCTTGTGCACCAAAAATAGGAATTCATTGGAGTAATCTAATCTGAGGAagttgtgtcattgtttggtccgAATCAATGTTTGAAACCTGTCCACGGACAAAACAACAAGAGTGATATGTGTGACTATATTATTGAGACAATTTttctctgtgtgtgtgtgtgtgttttttttgtgtgttttttttttttttttggggggggggagccATTTCTTTACCCTGAGCCCAACCTACAACGTGTAACTTCATGTATGAAAAAGACTCAACTAGTGGTATACTGCAACAATAAAACGTATCATAAAGCTACaactttaaatttaaagctACAGCTGCAGCGCGGACCTAGGTTCTACATGCGTGCTGTAGTTACTGTGCAGACGTAGCTGTATTAATTAGTGATAAAACGGTTATCGAAAataatcgataaatcgtcgctgacaatgctatgtcggcgacaatcgatagtggctgtccaaaatcgatgtcgctaatgttacttccgttAACTACGCATTCTTATGCGGTAAAAGAAGGGTAAATGTCAATTATTTCTTTCCGGTAAATTCTTGTTGAGTTCATTTTAAGAAGGGGGTTCACTCTTttacacaaatgcggtgaatgtaaacTTTTCCTTAAAAAGTCGCACAacctgcaaataccggggatcccggTTCGATGCATTCTGTTCTTGAACCCTTTATTGGTATCGCTTGgtattaacaaaataacttattgtgaaagttttatgaaattaagatactTCAATGAAATCTTCAATGTTACAGGTTATTGCATGTTAAGCTGGTTAACAAGTATTTAATATGCTTTGACATGGATGAAATGCTATGATAACTTTCTTGATGCGGTGTgaatcattttgcaattgatgtgcaattattaagtatgtgatttgttgttatgtttttaaagacAGAAAAGGTTAGGGATATTTACTTACTGCTGCAAAAAGCATGCCTATAGTATCACAtgtactgattccaggtttaaccatttaaatgatcatgattatactatgtataaagaatgtatttcctaaatgatattatgaacattCGATTATtatccgatagtaaatcgaaatacttggtccgattcgattcgattatcgttAGCAAATACGtagagtccgattttcaaacactagtatTAATGGCACCAATAGTATAGCTACACAGAGCTGTACTTTATAGTTccttcattgaaataaaaagtaatcttGGGTGACTTTAGGGGGCGGCTGCATTCCCCCACTGGACCCGCCCCTCTCTCATCAATTACCCAAAAGGCAAACATATTTCTAGGCTTATGCATAATGATAGGGGAACTGTAACAAGTACTTAATCACAAgctatttattttctattatattagtctatatcttttaaataaaatattatagaa
The DNA window shown above is from Mya arenaria isolate MELC-2E11 chromosome 6, ASM2691426v1 and carries:
- the LOC128237685 gene encoding uncharacterized protein LOC128237685; this encodes MDTVSNDFKDNSKKFWAFVKSKGQESTGVAPLKNKDGFLQSGNAARANILNDQFVSAFTRENTTNIPYMGQSGIPSMPNILVDWKGVHKLLMNLKTKKATGPDELPAIILKAAATELAPALAKLFQLSLNLGEVPQDWRDASVVPLFKKGDRHQASNYIPVFLTSITCKLLEHIVHSNVMQHFDEHNILSDNQHGFVSDAPNRPSLSKNHRHTLEVVDASKYLGVTITESLTWEKHNITSKANRTLGFLRRNLRECTPPVKEAS
- the LOC128236827 gene encoding uncharacterized protein LOC128236827, which gives rise to MCEGLYCKLLLILLSVMVSTCVISATISKKWIVINITIAFSTLVRDKAVRVEAVSHNYVEVGLWQMYSCNHTTSRSAPVSPDGFHGNLSDPVDVTSCITASTNKFSSVVRWLGVSYQTTEGTLLAQTVPNYLLNIRFIVVAGACFSFLCLVALGFYYASDVRFKKIKGIFAGMWGVFTVLTLVGITTCHMLLLRWLLQLGSNIEMQCQGHSQADRSNITCAFKTEVPMVALLNALALTLCIVVVVILTADVCCRRPRRLPEYVGMPMELVDFGPVVCPADSEEDVQRFRNKAGTSCDDGASTSNQPD